In Gammaproteobacteria bacterium, the DNA window CAAGTACCTGCCCGATTTCCCGTCCGCGGATTTGATAACGATTCGGCAGCTCCTCGATCACACTTCGGGCATCGCGCACACCAACCACCTGGACTGGGGCGACGGTTCGGCCTCGTTGAGCACTGCGGAAATCGTAAACCGTCTCGCACAGCTACCGCTGGATTTTCCACCCGGCAGCGATTCGCGCTATTCCAATGGCGGTTATGCTGTGGCCGCGCGCATTCTGGAGCTGATCGACGACGCGCCCTTGACCGATGTGTTGAGTGGAGCACTTTTCGAACCGCTGGGCATGCATGATACCGGTCATCTTGAAGACTCGCGCACGCCCGTTCCCAACCTGGTAACTGGCTATGAACCAGGTGACGTGCCTGGCCAACGTCGCTACCCGCGCTTCTATGCTGTCGAGATCCGGCCGGGTGGGGGGTCGCTCTATTCCACCGTCGACGACTTGTTACGTTTTACACGGGCCGTATTCCGCGAGGATCTCGTTTCGGCGCAATGGCGACGCGAAGCACTCGGCGTCGACGGTGATATATACCTTTCGCAAGGACGCTCACCGGGGTTCGTGGCCAAGCTCTTTTACCGCAAGAGTGACGACATGATCGTTATCAGCCTGGCGAACAGCTACGCTGTACCCGCCGATTGGGCTGATGCAATAGCAGGGCTGTCCGCGTCCGATCCCGTCAGTCCAGGCTGGACCGTCATAGATCCGATCAGAAAATCTATCGATGCCGATCATCCGATGATCGGGACATACACAAACTCGTTTGGCGGCGGCCGGGTTGAGATAGCGCGTTCGCCACTTGACCATCTCACCGTGACCTACGGCGACGAAGACCGCGCAACGGCGCTGGTGCCGCTGTCGGACGGTGCGTTCTTAATGCCTACCTACTTCCAGCGCTGCCATCAGGCGGTGCCTAAAGGTGCTGTGATGTGCCGCATGCTGTCCGGCAATGAGCGTTATGACAGCGTTCTTACTCCGAAACTGTCGACAGAAAATAATTCCGGAACATAGATTTAATGCGGACGACCGCTGTGGGTCGGAAGCCGACCGTGGGAATCGCGGCTGGAAGCCGCTCCTACGGGAGTCCGCGAATGTCGGGTTTTGGCCGACTCGCGCCCGTGAAGGTTGAAGGGTTCCGCGATGCAGGATTGGGGAAAAAGGCCAGGGAACGACAGCTCCCTGGCTTTAATCTATTACTACTGTGACTGGTATTCGCTGACCGTTTCGTAGCTGTTTGTTTCCAGCGGGTAAACGGTTGTTTGTGTCTCGTAGTCATATTGCGTCGCCGGGGCGCTGTATACGCTGTCGGTCGACTCGTAGCCGGTGATGGTATCGGCAGCTGCGGTGCGAACGCCGGCATCAGCCGAGGCGTTAAGCCTGTTGGCCCGCCAGTAGCGTGCACCGGCGATGTCTGCAGCGAGGAACAGCCCGGCATCGGTCATCTGGTACACGGCAAGTCCGTTGGTAAAACTGGCTTCGGCGTTAGCGCCATTACGACCGGCAACGGCGTTGGCCGATGAGCTGGCCAGCCATTGGCTGTCAATGAAATCATTGAAGGTGTGCTCGTCTTCAAACAACAGCACCATGCGAAAAGCCTGGCCGCCAATGCCCAGCCCGATTCCGCCCAGACCCACATGCATGTACGTGCGTTGTGTGCTTGATTTGTGTACCGCAACGCCGCTGCCACCGCCGCCGCTGACAATCAGCGCACCCTTGGTGACGTTAAACACGGCATAACCGAACGCCCGGTCGTACAGGCGCTGTGCCTTGGCATCGGTGGCCAGCAGTTTCTCCAGCGTATGTTTTGCGCTGAGGTCCAGACGGGTTCTCTTTTCTTCGGCACTGGCAAAAAAGCCAGCGGCAGCCGGCTGGGCGGCACCCAGCAGCAGCCCGGCAGCAATGGTGGCTGAGATCAGTCGGGAAAGTCGCTTGTTCATGCACGGCTCCGTACGGTGAAATACTGCTCCGCACCATAACCTCGGATTATGTAAAAGTAAAGCACAACAGCGGGTTAACAGCCATCGCTCAAGCATTTCGGCATCTTTTCCTCCTAAGTAGAGTCGCCAGCCCGCCGGCCAGGAGCGGCAGCGAGGCCGGCACCGGCACCACGGTGAAAGACTGGCCGGCATTGACCTGCCCGAAGGTGTTGCCGGTGGCAATCCAGGTGAAAGCCTCATAGGCATTGCCGGTGCCGGCCAGCTGCAGCGACCAGTCGGCCGGTGTGTCAGAGGATTCGGCGATGCCGATGTCGGTGCTGCGCAGGCCGATCGCGGCGCCCTCGAGTGCGAAGAAACTACCTTCGTAGCTGAGAAACTGTTGTACCGAACCGTTGCTGTCGACCAGCGCGATGCCGTCGGGCGCACCGTTTTGCAGCGCGCCGGTCTCAAAGGCGAGCGTGCCGTAGCCGGTGCCCTGGTCGATTATGGTGCCGCTCAGGTTGAGGGTGCGGTAGATGGTGCCGGTACTGCCGTTGTAGAACAGCAGCGACCAGCCGTCGAGGACGGTACCCGAGGCCCCGGCAATTTCGACGCCTTCGCCGACATCGGTTCCGCCATTGTCGTAGTGCAGCTCATTGATAAAAGGCAGAGTCGACGCATGCAGTTGCAGCGGCAGCGCCAGGATAAAAGCGAGTACGATGTTTTTCATTGTAATTTCCCTTTACGATTTTGCGGCGGGAAATGCAGTCTAGGTGAGAAGGCAGCGCCCACCCACGTACAAATCTTTGTTGAACGTATTGTTATTCGACGGTCGGACACGCAGCACCAGTCGCTGCGATATACCAGACAAGTTGTGAGTGGCCGGGGAGTGGCCGTCGTGATCAGTTACGCTCGATCGGGCGGGTCAGGCAGGTAGGCCCGCCGCCGCCTTTGAGGGAGATTTCATTGCCGCTATAGCACAGCACTTCCACACCAGCGCGCCGCAGCCGGTCTTTTGTGACCGGGTTACCGTCAACCATCAGCGCTTTGCGCGGCGCCAGCGCCAGCACGTTGCATGCCTGCGTCGCGAATTCTTCATCGGGCACCTCCAGAAGGTCCATGCCCAGTTGTTGCAGCCGCTGGCGAAACGGTACCGGTAACAGCGGCGAATAAACCAGCGCAAGATCCCGGTCGAGCGGGCTGATCATGGACATCAGGTGAAACACATCGTCGCGACCACGCCAGTGCGGCAACGGCACGACAATTACTTCATCGACCATTCCGTCCAGCAACTTCGTGAGCTGATCAATCCCGGCCCGGTTTGTGCGATATCCCAGCCCCACCGCGACAATGCGTGGTGCCAGCCAGACTACGTCGCCGCCTTCGAGGCAGCCGTCAGACCCGATAGCCCCGTGTATCGGCACACCCAGTGCGCTAAAAGCCGATTGCAGTTCGGCCGGTTCGCCGCATCGCGCCGGCTTGCCCATGGCGCAAAGAATGGCGCCGGCACTGCACATGACGGCGGCATCCCGTGGATATAACGAGTCCAGCCCGGTAGCCGCGGCTGCCGGTAACGGGTACAAGGTTGCTCCGGCATGTTCCAGGATGCTTGCAAAGCTTTGGTATTCGCGCGCTGCCGCTGTCAGCTTGGGACGCCGGGTGTAGTTCAGCTCGCGCCACTGGTTTTCAATGTTGTCGTCGTTAATCCACGCGGTGCTAACCGGTTTGATGATTACCCGGCCCAATGCCCCGGTATCGTCCTGGCGGCGGGTGTCGGAAGTCATGGTTTCGATCGTAACGCGTCGCCGCGCCGGATGGCAGCGTCGCAGGAATCACGCGGAGGTTTATTCGACGGAGGTCTGCAGATCTCGCAGCCGCAGCTGCACCATTTCCTGGGTGTCCTCGAGCTGGTTTTCGCTGGTGGTGAACACCGGTGGCTGCCGCCGCAGGATAGACCAGTCGCCATGCTCGAGAA includes these proteins:
- a CDS encoding PEP-CTERM sorting domain-containing protein (PEP-CTERM proteins occur, often in large numbers, in the proteomes of bacteria that also encode an exosortase, a predicted intramembrane cysteine proteinase. The presence of a PEP-CTERM domain at a protein's C-terminus predicts cleavage within the sorting domain, followed by covalent anchoring to some some component of the (usually Gram-negative) cell surface. Many PEP-CTERM proteins exhibit an unusual sequence composition that includes large numbers of potential glycosylation sites. Expression of one such protein has been shown restore the ability of a bacterium to form floc, a type of biofilm.); amino-acid sequence: MKNIVLAFILALPLQLHASTLPFINELHYDNGGTDVGEGVEIAGASGTVLDGWSLLFYNGSTGTIYRTLNLSGTIIDQGTGYGTLAFETGALQNGAPDGIALVDSNGSVQQFLSYEGSFFALEGAAIGLRSTDIGIAESSDTPADWSLQLAGTGNAYEAFTWIATGNTFGQVNAGQSFTVVPVPASLPLLAGGLATLLRRKRCRNA
- a CDS encoding beta-lactamase family protein — its product is MLLVRQLRPDLQYFNARTGNQCTRKVRFDPYQRCNSSTMAAMSKSIVFICSCILPLFAASLTSGCAVAAQPETAPAGDALSATQAGAVDRFIGQFTELGMFDGVVLVDIGGAVVYRKAFGYANYELGVRHTPKHRFRIASVSKAVTDTAMARLVENGVLQLDTPIAKYLPDFPSADLITIRQLLDHTSGIAHTNHLDWGDGSASLSTAEIVNRLAQLPLDFPPGSDSRYSNGGYAVAARILELIDDAPLTDVLSGALFEPLGMHDTGHLEDSRTPVPNLVTGYEPGDVPGQRRYPRFYAVEIRPGGGSLYSTVDDLLRFTRAVFREDLVSAQWRREALGVDGDIYLSQGRSPGFVAKLFYRKSDDMIVISLANSYAVPADWADAIAGLSASDPVSPGWTVIDPIRKSIDADHPMIGTYTNSFGGGRVEIARSPLDHLTVTYGDEDRATALVPLSDGAFLMPTYFQRCHQAVPKGAVMCRMLSGNERYDSVLTPKLSTENNSGT